A section of the Kribbella sp. HUAS MG21 genome encodes:
- a CDS encoding HupE/UreJ family protein — protein sequence MRRVLVGLGLLVLLFLGTAGSASAHVIASTGYSTVSQDGQRVTWSLSLEYDVLARAVDLGTPTTDDGQRAQALDAAGDRIATYLHDRVVVSVDGAACEPELETTAVSRRATKAYADLSLVFDCPGKSGAFTLKYGVFADAEAVADDHTNLVDYTFADGSGRTVFDRSHHDLTVGDNTLASSSLQFGKLGVEHILLGLDHVLFVVALILGAQNLRSLVQVISMFTVAHSVTLVSTLLGGISVPSVVVEPLIALSIAFVAVENLLGSTRHRLPVVFGFGLLHGLGFAGSLRITDEVSPELLLSLLSFNVGIEAGQALLLLAVFPLVLLIRRTRVAVPVVRSATGVVAAFGLFWFVERFFIT from the coding sequence ATGCGCCGGGTGCTGGTCGGGTTGGGACTGCTGGTCCTGCTGTTCCTCGGGACGGCGGGGAGCGCTTCGGCGCATGTGATCGCCTCCACCGGCTACTCGACCGTGAGCCAGGACGGCCAGCGGGTGACGTGGTCGCTGAGCCTGGAGTACGACGTCCTCGCGCGAGCCGTCGACCTGGGTACGCCGACCACCGACGACGGGCAGCGCGCACAGGCGCTGGACGCCGCCGGGGACCGGATCGCGACGTACTTGCACGACCGCGTGGTGGTATCGGTCGACGGCGCGGCGTGTGAGCCGGAGCTCGAAACGACCGCTGTCAGCCGTAGGGCGACCAAGGCCTACGCGGACCTCAGCCTGGTGTTCGACTGCCCGGGGAAGAGCGGCGCGTTCACGCTGAAGTACGGCGTGTTCGCGGACGCGGAAGCGGTCGCCGACGACCACACCAACCTCGTCGACTACACCTTCGCCGACGGCTCCGGCCGGACCGTCTTCGACCGGTCGCACCACGACCTCACCGTCGGCGACAACACGCTCGCGAGCTCCAGCCTGCAGTTCGGGAAGCTGGGCGTGGAGCACATCCTGCTCGGCCTCGACCACGTGCTGTTCGTCGTCGCCTTGATCCTGGGCGCGCAGAACCTGCGCAGCCTTGTCCAGGTGATCTCGATGTTCACCGTCGCGCACAGCGTCACGCTGGTCTCCACGCTGCTCGGCGGCATCTCGGTGCCGAGCGTGGTCGTCGAGCCGCTGATCGCCCTGTCGATCGCGTTCGTCGCGGTCGAGAACCTGCTCGGTTCCACCCGCCACCGGCTCCCGGTGGTCTTCGGTTTCGGTCTTCTGCACGGCCTCGGCTTCGCCGGGTCGCTGCGGATCACCGATGAGGTCAGTCCGGAACTGCTGCTGTCGCTGCTGAGCTTCAACGTCGGCATCGAGGCAGGCCAGGCGCTGCTGCTACTCGCCGTGTTCCCGCTGGTCCTCCTGATCCGCCGGACCCGCGTCGCGGTCCCGGTGGTGCGCTCGGCG
- the glnA gene encoding type I glutamate--ammonia ligase: MDKQQEFVLRALEERDVRFVRLWFTDVLGFLKSVAVAPAELESAFAEGLGFDGSAIEGFARVTEADMLAKPDPSTFQILPWRGETMGTARMFCDINMPDGSASFADPRHVLKRTLSKAADLGFTFYTHPEIEFYLFKSLVGAPGTTPEPVDSSGYFDHTPQGIGNDFRREAITMLESMGISVEFSHHEGGPGQQEIDLRYADALSTADNIMTFRVVVKEVALSQGIYASFMPKPLSDQPGSGMHTHMSLFEGDRNAFFEGGAQYQLSKTGRAFIAGLLHHASEITAVTNQWVNSYKRLAVGDEAPSFISWGHNNRSALVRVPMYKPHKGQSSRVEFRSLDSAANPYLAFALMLAAGLKGIEEGYELPAEVEEDIWSLTPRERKALGIKPLPGSLAEAISAMEDSELVAETLGEHVFDFFLRNKRAEWQDYRRQVTPFELNKLLPVL, translated from the coding sequence ATGGACAAGCAGCAGGAGTTCGTGCTGCGTGCGCTGGAGGAGCGCGACGTGCGCTTCGTGCGGCTCTGGTTCACCGACGTGCTCGGGTTCCTGAAGTCGGTGGCGGTGGCGCCGGCGGAGCTGGAGAGCGCGTTCGCCGAGGGGCTCGGGTTCGACGGGTCGGCGATCGAGGGCTTCGCGCGGGTGACCGAGGCCGACATGCTGGCCAAGCCGGACCCGTCGACGTTCCAGATCCTGCCCTGGCGCGGCGAGACGATGGGCACCGCGCGGATGTTCTGCGACATCAACATGCCGGACGGGTCCGCGTCGTTCGCCGACCCGCGGCACGTGCTGAAGCGGACGCTGTCGAAGGCCGCCGACCTCGGGTTCACGTTCTACACGCACCCGGAGATCGAGTTCTACCTGTTCAAGTCGCTGGTCGGCGCGCCCGGCACGACCCCGGAGCCGGTGGACTCGTCCGGGTACTTCGACCACACCCCGCAGGGCATCGGCAACGACTTCCGCCGCGAGGCGATCACGATGCTGGAGTCGATGGGGATCTCGGTCGAGTTCAGCCACCACGAGGGCGGGCCGGGCCAGCAGGAGATCGACCTGCGGTACGCCGACGCGCTGTCGACCGCCGACAACATCATGACGTTCCGTGTCGTGGTGAAGGAGGTGGCGCTGTCGCAGGGCATCTACGCGTCGTTCATGCCGAAGCCGCTGTCCGACCAGCCGGGCTCCGGGATGCACACCCACATGTCGCTGTTCGAGGGCGACCGGAACGCGTTCTTCGAGGGCGGCGCGCAGTACCAGCTGTCGAAGACCGGGCGGGCGTTCATCGCCGGGCTGCTGCACCACGCGTCGGAGATCACCGCGGTGACGAACCAGTGGGTGAACTCGTACAAGCGGCTCGCGGTCGGCGACGAGGCGCCGTCGTTCATCTCCTGGGGCCACAACAACCGGTCGGCGCTGGTCCGGGTGCCGATGTACAAGCCGCACAAGGGCCAGTCCTCGCGCGTCGAGTTCCGCTCGCTGGACTCCGCGGCGAACCCGTACCTCGCGTTCGCGCTGATGCTCGCCGCCGGCCTCAAGGGCATCGAGGAGGGCTACGAGCTGCCCGCCGAGGTCGAGGAGGACATCTGGTCCCTGACACCGCGCGAGCGCAAGGCCCTCGGCATCAAGCCACTGCCCGGCAGCCTCGCCGAGGCGATCAGCGCGATGGAGGACAGCGAACTGGTCGCCGAGACCCTCGGCGAGCACGTCTTCGACTTCTTCCTGCGCAACAAGCGCGCCGAGTGGCAGGACTACCGCCGCCAGGTCACCCCCTTCGAATTGAACAAGCTCCTCCCCGTCCTCTGA
- a CDS encoding HTTM domain-containing protein, translating to MKAVNWFTPAIALGRIAWLRTVLYLFVILDMHAFVRDTRDKGEHPGLYQPLLLARLFDLPRPSVTNTTILYVVLIVACLVAATNRFPRVAGWIVAPAFTWWVLIGMSDGKVDHDHLALVIALWVLPTVGKASYGDQTRSEAAGWVVRCIQVCVIATYFLSAIAKLRSAGWALTWPGSAVLTWAIVRRPHPVGEWLLNYPWMLQVMQWVGIIAEFLSPVILWLKGRWQLLGALFFIGFHAANTAILLIHFLPTVVCWLAFAPLERVVPWFRARAARRSHRDAGEAEDQPEHGRQAEQQAGA from the coding sequence GTGAAAGCGGTCAACTGGTTCACGCCCGCGATCGCGCTGGGCCGGATCGCGTGGTTGCGCACGGTCCTGTACCTGTTCGTGATCCTCGACATGCACGCGTTCGTCCGCGACACCCGCGACAAGGGCGAGCATCCGGGGCTCTACCAGCCGTTGCTGCTCGCCAGGCTCTTCGACCTCCCGAGGCCCTCGGTCACGAACACGACGATCCTGTACGTCGTCCTGATCGTCGCCTGCCTCGTCGCGGCCACGAACCGGTTCCCGCGGGTCGCCGGCTGGATCGTGGCGCCCGCGTTCACCTGGTGGGTGCTGATCGGGATGAGCGACGGAAAGGTCGACCACGACCACCTCGCGCTGGTCATCGCGTTGTGGGTGTTGCCGACGGTCGGAAAGGCGTCGTACGGCGACCAGACCCGGTCAGAGGCCGCGGGCTGGGTGGTCCGGTGCATCCAGGTGTGCGTGATCGCGACGTACTTCCTGTCCGCGATCGCGAAACTGCGCAGTGCCGGATGGGCGCTGACCTGGCCGGGGAGCGCGGTGCTGACCTGGGCGATCGTGCGCAGGCCGCACCCCGTAGGGGAGTGGCTGCTGAACTACCCGTGGATGCTGCAGGTGATGCAGTGGGTCGGCATCATCGCGGAATTCCTGTCACCGGTGATCCTGTGGCTGAAGGGCCGCTGGCAGCTGCTCGGGGCGCTGTTCTTCATTGGGTTCCACGCGGCGAACACGGCGATCCTGCTGATCCACTTCCTGCCGACGGTCGTCTGCTGGCTCGCGTTCGCGCCGCTGGAGCGCGTCGTGCCGTGGTTCCGGGCGCGAGCGGCCCGCCGGTCACACCGCGATGCCGGAGAGGCCGAAGACCAGCCCGAACACGGCCGGCAGGCCGAGCAGCAGGCCGGCGCGTAG
- a CDS encoding peptidoglycan recognition family protein: MSRRTILGASAGGVLLGGIALPTAVPTAAHAAPAPRCYTRAEWSARPPRSATQVIGKPDHIVIHHTASPNVTDYSLAAAFKVQHWIQDLHMDTNRWIDIGNQLTISRGGYLMEGRSKSLTSINNGQNVLGAQTANHNSHTIGIEHEGIYTNANPTVALFDMSVLTCAWLCTKYGLDPHVAIVGHRDYNATQCPGDVFYARLPELRDRVAAVLLG; encoded by the coding sequence GTGTCCCGGCGTACGATCCTCGGCGCTTCCGCCGGCGGCGTACTGCTCGGTGGCATCGCCCTCCCGACCGCCGTCCCGACCGCAGCGCACGCCGCCCCCGCACCGCGCTGCTACACGCGCGCCGAATGGTCCGCGCGTCCGCCCCGGTCCGCCACCCAGGTGATCGGCAAGCCCGACCACATCGTCATCCACCACACCGCGAGTCCGAACGTCACGGACTACTCGCTCGCCGCCGCGTTCAAGGTCCAGCACTGGATCCAGGACCTGCACATGGACACCAACCGCTGGATCGACATCGGCAACCAGCTGACGATCAGCCGCGGCGGGTACCTGATGGAGGGCCGCAGCAAGTCGCTGACCTCGATCAACAACGGGCAGAACGTGCTCGGTGCGCAGACCGCCAACCACAACAGCCACACGATCGGGATCGAGCACGAAGGCATCTACACCAACGCCAACCCGACGGTTGCGCTGTTCGACATGTCCGTGCTGACGTGCGCGTGGCTGTGCACGAAGTACGGTCTCGATCCGCACGTCGCGATCGTCGGGCACCGGGACTACAACGCGACGCAATGCCCGGGCGACGTGTTCTACGCGAGGCTTCCCGAGTTGCGCGATCGGGTGGCCGCGGTCCTCCTCGGCTGA
- a CDS encoding DUF418 domain-containing protein — protein sequence MSIHGGPTGLKERALGPDLARGFMLLFIALANSHYFVGGDRHFGGFPTDGGPLDRGAGLAIATFVDARAFPMFGVLFGYGVAQIVRRQRAAGTDWWPIRKLLWRRSLVLVVLGFLHAMLLYIGDILAAYGVLLFLGVWALRWKDRWLLIVAAFFLVLTALPSEDSLAASAEGPDPSMLPATFLGQFADRIVVQPFIAGLGWIGFVTPFLIGLWAGRRRILERPAEHLTLLRTTALVGSTIAIAGALPLSLVIGGVLARPSDHALTILGPLHDATGVFGGLGYAALLVLVARRVGDRPVMRAIAAVGQRSLTCYLAQSVVWAVVFTPYLLDLSDTLTTTTTALLATTTWLATVWLADRMRRTGYRGPFELLIRRFTYQPRRTAATRSRNSGSLA from the coding sequence ATGAGCATTCACGGGGGACCGACCGGACTGAAGGAACGCGCGCTGGGCCCGGACCTCGCGCGCGGGTTCATGCTGCTGTTCATCGCCCTGGCGAACTCGCACTACTTCGTCGGCGGCGATCGTCATTTCGGCGGCTTCCCGACCGACGGCGGACCGCTCGACCGCGGCGCCGGCCTGGCGATCGCGACCTTCGTCGACGCCCGGGCGTTCCCGATGTTCGGCGTGCTCTTCGGGTACGGCGTCGCGCAGATCGTCCGCCGGCAACGCGCCGCGGGCACCGACTGGTGGCCGATCCGCAAGCTGCTGTGGCGCCGCAGCCTGGTGCTGGTCGTACTCGGCTTCCTGCATGCGATGCTGCTCTACATCGGCGACATCCTCGCGGCGTACGGCGTCCTGCTGTTCCTCGGCGTGTGGGCGCTGCGCTGGAAGGACCGCTGGCTGCTGATCGTCGCGGCGTTCTTCCTGGTCCTCACGGCGCTACCCAGTGAAGACAGCCTCGCCGCGTCCGCCGAAGGCCCGGACCCGTCGATGCTGCCGGCGACGTTCCTCGGCCAGTTCGCGGACCGGATCGTCGTGCAGCCGTTCATCGCGGGACTCGGCTGGATCGGTTTCGTCACGCCGTTCCTGATCGGCCTCTGGGCCGGCCGCCGGCGCATCCTCGAACGCCCGGCCGAGCACCTGACCCTGCTGCGGACGACGGCACTCGTCGGCAGCACGATCGCGATCGCCGGCGCACTGCCGCTCTCGCTCGTGATCGGCGGCGTCCTGGCCCGGCCGAGCGACCACGCGCTGACGATCCTCGGTCCCTTGCACGACGCAACAGGTGTGTTCGGCGGCCTCGGGTACGCCGCCTTGCTGGTGCTGGTCGCGCGCCGGGTGGGCGATCGCCCGGTGATGCGGGCGATCGCCGCTGTCGGACAACGATCGTTGACGTGTTACCTGGCCCAATCGGTGGTCTGGGCCGTGGTGTTCACGCCGTACCTGCTCGATCTCTCGGACACGCTCACCACGACCACGACGGCACTGCTCGCCACCACGACCTGGCTGGCGACGGTCTGGCTCGCCGACCGGATGCGGCGGACCGGCTACCGCGGACCGTTCGAGCTGCTGATCCGGAGGTTCACCTATCAGCCGAGGAGGACCGCGGCCACCCGATCGCGCAACTCGGGAAGCCTCGCGTAG
- a CDS encoding GNAT family N-acetyltransferase has product MFDDGTLPDQARHPVPPPYTLELSTGPSIVDAKLYGYGELAASGRMAVLHTGAVADMIQTDPAHRRRGLARAVMTALATAAAPVAPTPAYLAASPEGRPLYTSLGWTTLTPLLVARTTVDRSGVRKRLVTGVGRGLGNQ; this is encoded by the coding sequence TTGTTCGATGACGGGACGCTCCCCGACCAGGCGCGCCACCCGGTGCCCCCGCCGTACACGCTCGAACTGTCCACCGGACCGTCGATCGTCGACGCGAAGCTCTACGGGTACGGCGAACTCGCCGCCAGTGGCCGGATGGCGGTCCTGCACACCGGCGCCGTCGCCGACATGATCCAGACCGACCCGGCCCACCGCCGCCGCGGCCTGGCCCGCGCCGTCATGACAGCCCTCGCCACAGCCGCCGCACCCGTCGCACCAACCCCCGCCTACCTCGCCGCCTCCCCCGAAGGCCGCCCCCTCTACACCTCCCTCGGCTGGACCACCCTCACCCCACTCCTCGTCGCCCGCACAACCGTCGACAGGTCCGGCGTACGTAAGAGGTTGGTGACAGGCGTGGGGCGGGGACTGGGGAACCAGTAA
- a CDS encoding NAD+ synthase — protein MGDIDGNTDKIVAWTRNAVERGAHVVAFPELGLTGYPVEDLALRASFVDASQHRIKTLAQRLADEGLGDIVVICGYLDRASGTAMGIDRLGRPKGSPTNSAAVIHQGRVVTSAVKHHLPNYGVFDEFRHFVPGSTLQVVRIHGVDVALVICEDLWQDGGPVAVTRAAGAGLLLVVNSSPYEANKDDVRGDLVRRRAREAGCALAYVNLVGGQDELVFDGDSLVADAEGTIIARAPQFEQGGMVVDLELPAASGTPSGTHEGIEIVHTVLHEEALAPYDALPPAVAPRLSDEAEMYGAIVTGLRDYVQKNGFKSVLLGLSGGIDSSLVAAIACDAIGPEHVFGISNPSVYSSDHSKDDAAELAARTGLNYRVVPIQPMVQPFLDTLGLTGLAEENLQARVRAVIWMGLSNSDGHLVLACGNKSELSVGYSTIYGDAVGGYAPLKDVPKTLVWRLAKWRNEDAKARGQQPPIPENSIAKPPSAELRPGQQDTDSLPPYDLLDDMLDDYVEQDRGSAELVAAGFDTELVSKVIQLVDRAEYKRRQFPPGPKITHKAFGRDRRLPITNAWREDARKAAEH, from the coding sequence GTGGGTGACATCGACGGGAACACCGACAAGATCGTCGCGTGGACCCGGAACGCGGTCGAGCGTGGCGCGCACGTGGTCGCGTTCCCGGAGCTCGGGCTGACCGGTTACCCGGTGGAGGATCTCGCCTTGCGGGCCTCGTTCGTGGACGCCTCGCAGCACCGGATCAAGACCCTCGCGCAGCGGCTCGCCGACGAAGGCCTCGGCGACATCGTGGTGATCTGCGGCTACCTCGACCGGGCGAGCGGTACGGCGATGGGCATCGACCGGCTCGGCCGTCCGAAGGGCTCGCCGACCAACTCGGCGGCGGTGATCCACCAGGGCCGCGTAGTCACGAGCGCCGTCAAGCACCACCTCCCGAACTACGGCGTCTTCGACGAGTTCCGGCACTTCGTCCCCGGCAGCACCCTGCAGGTCGTCCGCATCCACGGCGTCGACGTCGCACTGGTGATCTGCGAGGACCTCTGGCAGGACGGCGGCCCGGTCGCGGTCACCCGCGCCGCCGGCGCCGGTCTGCTGCTGGTCGTCAACAGTTCGCCGTACGAGGCCAACAAGGACGACGTCCGCGGCGATCTGGTCCGGCGCCGCGCCCGCGAGGCCGGCTGCGCGCTCGCGTACGTCAACCTGGTCGGCGGCCAGGACGAACTCGTCTTCGACGGCGACTCGCTGGTCGCCGACGCCGAGGGCACGATCATCGCCCGCGCCCCGCAGTTCGAGCAGGGCGGCATGGTGGTCGACCTCGAACTGCCTGCCGCCTCAGGTACTCCGTCCGGCACGCACGAAGGCATCGAGATCGTCCACACGGTCCTGCACGAGGAAGCGCTGGCGCCGTACGACGCCCTGCCGCCGGCCGTCGCGCCCCGGCTGTCCGACGAGGCCGAGATGTACGGCGCGATCGTCACCGGCCTCCGCGACTACGTGCAGAAGAACGGGTTCAAGTCCGTCCTGCTCGGGCTCTCCGGCGGCATCGACTCGTCGCTGGTCGCCGCGATCGCCTGCGACGCGATCGGGCCCGAGCACGTGTTCGGGATCTCCAACCCGAGCGTGTACTCCAGCGACCACTCCAAGGACGACGCGGCCGAGCTCGCCGCGCGCACCGGCCTCAACTACCGCGTCGTACCGATCCAGCCGATGGTGCAGCCGTTCCTGGACACGCTCGGCCTCACCGGGCTCGCCGAGGAGAACCTGCAGGCGCGGGTTCGCGCGGTGATCTGGATGGGCCTGTCGAACTCCGACGGCCACCTGGTACTTGCCTGTGGCAACAAGTCGGAGCTGTCCGTCGGCTACTCGACGATCTACGGCGACGCGGTCGGCGGGTACGCGCCGTTGAAGGACGTGCCGAAGACGCTGGTCTGGCGGCTCGCGAAGTGGCGGAACGAGGACGCGAAGGCGCGCGGCCAGCAGCCGCCGATCCCGGAGAACTCGATCGCGAAGCCACCGTCCGCCGAGCTCCGGCCCGGGCAGCAGGACACCGACTCGCTGCCGCCGTACGACCTGCTCGACGACATGCTGGACGACTACGTCGAACAGGACCGCGGCAGTGCCGAACTCGTCGCCGCGGGCTTCGACACCGAGCTGGTCAGCAAGGTGATCCAGCTCGTCGACAGAGCGGAGTACAAGCGCCGGCAGTTCCCGCCGGGGCCGAAGATCACCCACAAGGCCTTCGGCCGGGACCGCCGGTTGCCGATCACCAACGCATGGCGTGAGGACGCACGGAAGGCAGCCGAGCACTGA
- the panB gene encoding 3-methyl-2-oxobutanoate hydroxymethyltransferase, protein MPAEQVTSHRAARRAQAAALSPNPDNLHPATPNPASANPANPKSAGPAYQPASGTNAGPTAVHGQSGADAGQSTAVHGQAGSDAGASTAVHGQPRSDAGASTAVHGQSGADAGASTAPGQAGGADAGPGAVPPVSDVGADTGVAPYGGGRGERAVGNGAKRPRRYRVHHLRDFKSRGEKWAMLTAYDQYTAEIFDQAGIPVLLVGDSAANNVYGYDTTLRVTVDELIPLARAVANAVDRALVVADLPFGSYQASPEQAFHTAVRFMKEAGVHAVKLEGGRTVVPMVEKLTQSGIPVMAHIGFTPQSEHSIGGYRVQGRGEQAAGLIDDAVALADAGAFSLVLEMVPGDVAAEITKRIPIPTIGIGAGRDTDAQVLVWQDMAGLRSGTMPRFVKQYADLRGVLTNAATTYAAEVASGAFPGEEHTF, encoded by the coding sequence GTGCCTGCTGAGCAGGTCACCTCACACCGAGCAGCCCGCCGCGCCCAAGCAGCCGCCCTCAGCCCGAACCCAGACAACCTGCACCCGGCCACCCCGAACCCGGCCAGCGCGAACCCAGCCAACCCGAAGTCAGCCGGCCCGGCGTACCAGCCCGCCTCCGGTACGAACGCCGGACCGACTGCGGTCCACGGTCAGTCGGGCGCGGACGCGGGACAGAGCACGGCCGTCCACGGTCAGGCTGGTTCGGACGCGGGAGCGAGCACCGCCGTCCACGGGCAGCCTCGTTCGGACGCGGGAGCGAGCACCGCCGTCCACGGGCAGTCCGGCGCGGACGCGGGAGCGAGCACCGCCCCCGGTCAGGCTGGTGGCGCGGATGCTGGGCCGGGTGCTGTCCCGCCTGTTTCCGACGTCGGCGCGGACACAGGTGTGGCGCCGTACGGTGGTGGGCGGGGAGAGCGGGCGGTGGGGAACGGGGCGAAGCGGCCGCGGCGGTATCGGGTGCATCATTTGCGGGACTTCAAGAGTCGTGGGGAGAAGTGGGCGATGCTCACCGCCTACGACCAGTACACGGCCGAGATCTTCGACCAGGCGGGCATCCCGGTGCTGCTCGTCGGTGACTCCGCGGCGAACAACGTGTACGGCTACGACACCACCCTGCGCGTCACCGTCGACGAACTGATCCCGCTCGCCCGCGCCGTCGCGAACGCGGTCGACCGCGCGCTCGTCGTCGCGGACCTCCCGTTCGGCTCGTACCAGGCGTCGCCGGAGCAGGCGTTCCACACCGCCGTACGGTTCATGAAGGAAGCCGGCGTGCACGCGGTGAAGCTCGAGGGCGGGCGGACCGTGGTACCGATGGTGGAGAAGCTGACGCAGTCCGGCATCCCGGTGATGGCGCACATCGGCTTCACCCCGCAGAGCGAGCACAGCATCGGCGGGTACCGCGTGCAGGGCCGCGGCGAACAGGCGGCCGGCCTGATCGACGACGCCGTCGCGCTCGCCGACGCGGGTGCGTTCTCACTCGTCCTCGAGATGGTTCCGGGCGACGTCGCCGCCGAGATCACCAAGCGGATCCCGATCCCGACCATCGGCATCGGCGCCGGCCGCGACACCGACGCGCAGGTCCTGGTGTGGCAGGACATGGCCGGGCTGCGCTCCGGCACCATGCCCCGCTTCGTCAAGCAGTACGCCGACCTGCGCGGCGTCCTCACCAACGCGGCCACGACGTACGCCGCCGAGGTGGCGTCCGGCGCCTTCCCCGGCGAGGAACACACGTTCTGA
- a CDS encoding metallophosphoesterase — protein MHRVLHLSDTHVSRTGPDEDGVDGLAALKRLLYDVRHVPALDLVVVSGDIADDGSREGCEAVRSEVGSFAAERGIPHIYCTGNHDRHAGFVAALGWGHLGPDGASIGRRADVPDVIAGVSVVNGLRVITLDSLVPGSTDGVLGRGQLDWLTAELATPAPAGSIVVLHHPPLFVDAVPFMESVVLRDPAALGEVLAGTDVHAVLCGHLHHQLTGRVGETPVSVTPGVITRIDLTAPPALARGVLGAGATVVDLGGPFAPMFHTVHARDHDANAEVYVYNPLTGEDVAEE, from the coding sequence GTGCACCGTGTCCTGCATCTGTCCGATACCCACGTCAGCCGCACCGGCCCGGACGAGGACGGCGTCGACGGCCTCGCCGCGCTGAAACGCCTGCTGTACGACGTCCGCCACGTGCCGGCCCTGGACCTGGTGGTGGTCAGCGGCGACATCGCCGACGACGGCTCGCGGGAAGGCTGCGAGGCCGTGCGCTCGGAGGTCGGGTCGTTCGCCGCCGAGCGCGGAATCCCGCACATCTACTGCACCGGCAACCACGACCGCCACGCCGGCTTCGTGGCCGCTCTCGGCTGGGGTCACCTCGGCCCGGACGGTGCGTCGATCGGACGGCGGGCCGACGTCCCCGACGTGATCGCGGGTGTCAGCGTCGTGAACGGGCTGCGGGTGATCACACTCGACAGCCTGGTCCCCGGCTCGACGGACGGCGTGCTCGGTCGGGGCCAACTCGATTGGCTCACGGCCGAGTTGGCGACGCCGGCGCCTGCCGGGTCGATCGTCGTACTGCACCATCCGCCGTTGTTCGTGGACGCGGTTCCCTTCATGGAGTCCGTCGTACTGCGAGACCCTGCGGCGCTCGGTGAGGTCCTGGCCGGCACCGACGTACACGCGGTCCTCTGCGGCCATCTGCATCATCAGCTGACCGGCCGCGTGGGGGAGACGCCGGTTTCGGTGACGCCAGGTGTTATCACCCGCATCGACCTCACGGCGCCGCCGGCCTTGGCGCGCGGCGTCCTCGGCGCCGGCGCGACGGTTGTCGACCTCGGTGGGCCGTTCGCGCCGATGTTCCACACTGTCCACGCTCGCGATCACGACGCCAACGCAGAGGTGTATGTTTACAACCCGCTCACCGGTGAGGACGTCGCCGAGGAGTGA
- a CDS encoding aldo/keto reductase, which produces MATIGLGLAALGRPGYINLGHDEDLPPRRAVEDLRERTHELLEQAWQAGVRYFDAARSYGLAEEFLGEWLTPERRTELTVGSKWGYTYVADWRHDAQTHEVKDHSLATFERQWPETLRALGGAPDFYLVHSLTSDSPALEDKRLLDRLRELAESGVRVGLSTSGPRQSETLRKALSSGTPFSAVQATWNVLETSAGGALAEAHDAGWFVVVKEAVANGRLTARAGETPFNEFARQHGVAPDSLAIGAAVAQPWADVVLSGATTAAQLSSNLAYRIDGPLTEFSQQPEEYWTERSALPWI; this is translated from the coding sequence ATGGCAACGATCGGACTCGGGCTGGCGGCGCTGGGGCGTCCTGGGTACATCAATCTCGGGCACGACGAGGACCTGCCGCCGCGACGCGCGGTCGAGGACCTGCGGGAGCGGACGCACGAGCTGCTGGAGCAGGCGTGGCAGGCCGGTGTTCGGTACTTCGACGCCGCGCGTTCGTACGGTCTTGCCGAAGAGTTCCTCGGCGAGTGGCTGACGCCGGAGCGCCGTACCGAACTGACGGTCGGGTCGAAGTGGGGCTACACGTACGTCGCCGACTGGCGGCACGACGCGCAGACGCACGAGGTGAAGGACCACAGCCTCGCGACGTTCGAGCGGCAGTGGCCGGAGACGTTGCGCGCGCTCGGTGGGGCGCCGGACTTCTATCTGGTGCACAGCCTCACGTCCGACAGTCCCGCGCTGGAGGACAAGCGCTTGCTGGATCGGCTGCGTGAACTGGCGGAGTCCGGAGTCCGCGTCGGTCTGTCGACGAGCGGCCCACGGCAGAGCGAGACGCTGCGCAAGGCGTTGTCCTCCGGTACGCCGTTCTCCGCGGTCCAGGCGACGTGGAACGTGCTGGAGACGTCGGCGGGCGGCGCACTGGCCGAGGCGCATGACGCCGGATGGTTCGTCGTCGTCAAGGAGGCGGTGGCCAACGGGCGGTTGACGGCGCGGGCGGGCGAGACGCCGTTCAACGAGTTCGCCCGGCAGCACGGTGTGGCGCCGGACTCGTTGGCGATCGGTGCGGCGGTCGCGCAGCCGTGGGCGGATGTGGTGCTCAGCGGCGCCACTACGGCGGCGCAGCTGAGCAGCAACCTTGCTTACCGCATCGACGGCCCGCTGACCGAGTTCAGCCAGCAGCCCGAGGAGTACTGGACAGAACGCTCGGCGCTGCCTTGGATCTAG